The Ictidomys tridecemlineatus isolate mIctTri1 chromosome 1, mIctTri1.hap1, whole genome shotgun sequence DNA window CTTCCGTTCTGCCTGAAGAACCAATCCTTTATATGTGTTTTGCCAGCAAACACCTCAGCCACAAACTGTCCCTGTTCTCCAAAAACTCACAGTCAGAGCCCCTTACAAGGGGTTGCTTTGATCAGACCCCTCTGTGGGGGCCACATCAGTCACCCTAAAGTTCTGGGGCTACCTCTGGTTGGTGAGTTCCAAGATTTTAGAACCAGATCACGTGCCGATCCCTAAGGCTTCTACTCACATCTCCTAGGGGACCTGGTTCTTAGATATGGAGGCCTCCAAGGTGCGTTCCCCGGCACTTGCCGCCACTGGTCCTGCCCTCAGCCCCTTTCTTTCCACCTGGGCCCCCTGTGTTTCTGTGCCCAAGGCCGCACTGGTGGCCAGGTCTAGACTGAGGGTCCTTCCACAGACGGAGAGCCGCCGCAGGGCCTCGGAGGCAGCCTCCACTGGCACACTGGAGCGTTGCTCCAGCAGCATCTCCAGCAGCGAGCTCATCTCTGAGAGGAAGGTGCTGGCCAGCCGTGTGCCCGTGGGGCTCAGCTCAGGCCCTGCCTCCTTGCCGAACGTCTGGAAGGTCCTTGGCTCCTCCAGGGCTGCAGTGTCAGGGGAGAACACATTGTCTCTGTAATTGGTGGTGAGGGGCAAAGACAGCCTCGCCATCCAGGCTGGGTCAGGTGCGCTCAGTCGGTCCAGGGCCAGGCCTgtagagggaagaagggaggcaATGAGAGCCCTGCCCAGGGAAGGGCCAGCAGCTGAGGGGGGGCTGTGGGCAGGGCAAGGGCAGTGGacaaaggagggaagggaaatgtCAGGGGACAGACGGGGTGGCGAGAGGGGGACAGGAAGGAAGAGGCCCTGACAGGGAAGCTTGCTGGGCAAGAAGGCTGCTGACTGAAGCACCCGGATGAGCTATGTGAAAAGgtagcaggaggaagaggagggcctAGAGTTAGAAACCAGCCTGTTCCTGAACAACTTCTACTAACTCCTGTGCAATCAGGATTTCCACCTCCTTGGGGAAACTTTTTCCCCCAGGGCAGGGCCAGCTGAAGATGGGGGAAATCCCTTTTCTTAGTCAAGCGTGGGGTTCCTGGTTGGGTGCTGTCCTCTGTTCATAATAACAGTGGCTACTTGTTAGGTACTTATGTGCCAAACGATTTAcataattatctcatttaatatccTTATAGGACTTTAAGGTCAAgagtattatcttcattttatggatgaggaaactaagCCTCAAAGAAGTTAAATCGCACATCTGCTAAGCCACCAAACCCAGATTTGACTTCAGGTCCAATGACTCTGAAGCCCCTGGGATTGCAACACCCTGTGTGCTCCCTCTGAAGAGCAGGCCCTTCCTCTCCCTAGATGCCCCAGGTGCCCTCCTCTAAAATTCCCAGGCCTGCCCAGGGCTGCACTGTCACCACCTGGCCCTGTACCCTGACCTCCTCCTCACACCTTCACCTCTCAAGCTGCAGGAACCCCTGGCCCAGAGTCAGGCTGGAAAGAGGCTGCCTAGCTGAGGGCCATCCCAGGAAAGGAACCAGGTCAGGGGCAGTGATAAGGCAGTGTGGGAATTCAAAGTTTATCCCTGAGACTCCTGATAACACCATCATTCTTCTTTCCTCATTTCTTCAACagaaaatcttgtctcaaaaaactaGTTACAGACCTGATGGCATATGCCAAACCAGAGGAAAGAAAGCATAAGTCTTATGGTTAAGAAACAGTGTCTGGAAGGACACACATCtactttaacatttatttaatgtttgcATCAGGTGAGCTGCTTTAAATtttgtgcaaaaataaaaaaaattggaaaaggagATAGGTCAAATTGTTAGCCAAAATTAACCTTGGGTAGAAGTATTTATTCTCCTTTGGTGTATCTGTATTTTCTACATTAACCAAATACTACTtttgtaatttgaaaatgttattcCAAAGTACAGCTAATCATTTTTCATATTGATAAATGACTCTGTCTTGCATTTGGTTTTGGTCTATGCAGACTGTGAGATAGGACTGGGTCCCTGCCCTACTGGATCCTGGGGTCTGGCCCCATGCCTGGGACAGTGACAGTCTGTTGAAGTATTAGTGAACATAAACACTGACTCAGGACATTTGACCCTTGTTGCCTGAGACTCTGAGGCTGTCAGGTTGGATGGAACTCTTAGTGGTAAAAAAATCAGGCCTTTCTTTTTACAAGGTTCAGCAtcataagaaaatgagaaatcattGGGCATTTGAGAACAACTGAAAAGTGGATTATTCACTTTAGTATCATCCTCCAGTTCCAGCTGCAGATATGCACTGGTCTCACCTGGTTTAATGTTCCAGCTTTGCCATTTCAGGgcagtgtgaccttgggaaaatggCTCAACCTCTATGATCCTCCTTTCCCTCTTTACAAGTGGTGAGAAAGTAACTTTCATTATTGTGAGAATCCAGTTAGCTCATGTAACCTGTAAAATTTTGTCATTGTCACATTCTCAAGTGGAGCTTTTATCTAAATATCACCAAGACTCCAGTCTCAGGCACCTTCATCAGGAGCCTCAGGGCAGTCCAGCCCTATAAACAGTGAAGGCTTTCCTGTCCCCCCACCCTTACTTCCTATCCCCCACTTCCTGTCCTGGCACCCAGTGCCCTCTCTGCTGTGGTGAGAGTCCCAGAGCTGGCCAATGGAGATAGAATTCAAAGCTTAACTGCTAATCCTCTGTGGGTATGGAGCACTTAAAATGTGGCTGGGATGACTGAGGaactgaatatttcattttatttaattttaattcatttagatttaaatagccacatgtggccagtgGCTGTCACACTGAACAGCACAGCTCAAAAATTTAGAGGCATGCTACACAGACTGTGTTAATAACCATTAGCTGCACGCCCTTgaccctccattttttttctttatgaaatggGGATAATGAATAGCCCCTCTCTCTTAAGAGTCCCTCATGAGGAACTTAGGGACTAGCTGTAAAACTTACTCAGTAAATGTTGGCTTTATTTTCTTAACCAAGGAAAGGACCATCCCCTGTCATGCCTTCTGCATGTTTGTACCAGATGGCGCATGTGAGAAATTGTTAACTACAGTGTGGGGATGGGCAGGCCCACACTGAGTTACCTAAAGGAGCCTGATCAGTGTCCATAGCAGGGGTTGGGACACCTAGCAGATCCTTGAATTAAATTTCACACTATGCATTTATTGCTAAAACTACTTGTTTGACTACCCCCCagaattctttttgtttcaatTAGTAGTGTAAGCACTTAGAGAGTTGGCTCAGTTCCCAGGGTGAAAGGGTATTTAAACAcaacaaagaaatgcaaatgtgtGCTTTAGGAATTAAGAATGGCCTAGGTTTAGGCTTCCCTTCAATTGCTAAGGAGCTTGGTGACCCTGGGTAGGCTATTatctctctctgagcctcagctgctCCTCTGTAAATTGGAGCTAATAAAATCTACCTTGAGAGATTATTTGAAGGTTTAAATGAGATATGTGTAGATGGTACCACCTCAGTGCTGGCACACACCAAGAGCTCAGTAATCGCCAttattttcaatgatttttacaATTAATAGGCAGTTGTTAAACCCAGGAATACTTTCTGAGGCTCCAGGGGAAGTACAAGGTTGGTGATGTTCTTCCCCAGAAATAGAATGGATGTTTCCAGAACTTAGTAGATTGGAGCAGAACTCCGAAGCCTGAAGGGACCAGAGGGCAGAGGCAGCATTGGGCAGTCCCTACCTGTATGTGGATCCAGCAGGCTTGACAGCTCTTCTTCAAGCAGCCGCTTCACAGAGAGGTCCTCTTCAGGATCTAAGGGCCCTTCCTCCTGGTCTGGTTCTGCCTGGCCACCAGCCCTGGCACCTGAGCCATCTGTGTCTGGGATTGCACTCCTGCAAAGGAAACCAACCAGTCTGCGAGTGAGGAAATTCCCACACAGCTTTGCTCATTCATGCCAGTATTTATTCATCTTCACGGGGAACCGGATCCACAGCCTGGCCTTCAGAGGCGGACCAGCCTGGATTCTGGGATCCCTGCCCTTActtcctctgtttcctcatctgttaaatagCAGTAGTAAGCAACACCCGCCTTATGGGGTGTTGTCAAATGAGGTGTTGGAAGTAAAGGGCTTAGCGTAGTGCCTGGCAACAGCAAGCACCCAGCAAACAGAAGTGAACATGAATTTATTCGTGTCATCACTCACCCTTGTCCCTCCCATGCCTTTATCCTGTGTGGCACCAATCAGGAGCTTAGTAAACTTCTTGAGCTGAGGTAATCAACCCACTCATCGTTAGCCAGGCAGTGATATTTTTGTCTCATTCCCTGTTCTCTCACCAGTGCCcagaacagggcctggcacacagtaggtacttaataaagcatttttttgAATGGTCCTTCCTCCCTATTTAAGCCAAATCTTAGAGCAGAGGAGCAGGTCTATGGAGGATAGAGCTGAGATTGGGTGTCTTCAAGCTGCTGAAATctaccatctgcaccccagtttcctgcTGGCTCACCCTGGCCCGGGTACCTCATgaactctccctctctctaataGTCCCTTGAGAAGAGGCCTGGACCCTCATCCCAACAGGTGAGAGGGCTCCCTGAGGCTGTAAAGCCTAAGAATCCTTACTGGTAGTCGTTTCCCACCCCTCTAATGGCCATTTTAGCTGCTATTAAGAGATCAGTGGGGAGGTGGCCAGTTTGTGGGTAATAATGATCACTGGTATTGATTGAGCAATGACTGATTAGGCCTCATCCTGTGCAAGGTACATGCACCTTCTCATTCGAGCCTTTCACACCCTTAAGGGTTCTCTTTTATTCATTCCCactttacatatgagaaaaaccAAGACTTGTGAAGATTTTTCAGCTTGCTCGACATCCCCATGGATTAAGCAATGAAGCAAGAATTCAAATGCAGACCGACGTGATTCTGGAATGCATGTTCAGTTAGAGCCTGTTAGGGAAGGCCTCAGAAGCAGTATCTCTCTGACCCTGTCTGTCCTCCTTGTCTCTCACCTCTCATTTTCACCTGAGGCAAGCCAGAGAAACTAGAATTCCTCTTTCCCAAGGTGGGTCATAGAAACCAGAGCCTCTTTTCCCTGAAGCTAGCCATAAAACTCCCAAATATTACTCTTATTTCCCTCCACCTTTCTGTGTAAGAGTTAGCCATAAAGACATTCTCTGATCTACCTTGTTTAATTATAGGTTATGAGACCCCCATTCCAGAAAGGGTCCTGCCCCATACCTGGAAGGAAAGAATGCTGTATAGAGAGGCcgagaagaatctgaacagacaggCCTTTCTGGGTTTTCCCCTCAGTCATTCCCATCAGCTCAGACCCTTTTGGCCACTCATATTTCTCACAGCTGTCTCTGCTTTATCAAACTTGAGCAGGTAGTTCACCCTGGGTCTTTGGGTCTTCAATCCCAGGCTCCTGTGTCATGGTAAACTATGATCAAAAAAATTTGTTATGGCTTTCCTCCTATTAATCTTGTCTATTGCCAATTTATTGCAGCAGACTTGAATATTGAAACTTCAGAGAGAAAATCTGAACTTTCCTCTTGTTCTACTCTCTTACCATCCTTGCAAAAAGAAGATACAAGTTATCAGGGCAAGAGCATGGATCCAATCAGGATCCCTGAGAGCTGGGCCCAACTTTGCCATTCACTTGCTACATGACCTTGAGCAAAACCATTTTAAGGGGAAGGGACTTTGCACTGCTTGTGCAATGCCAGGCATTGGGCTATGGACTTAGAATACATTTGATCCTTAAGTGTTTACTCCATCACTACAAGGGAAGTAGTATGGCCTCCATTTTCCAGATAGGGAAACCGAGGTCCTGAGGGATTATCTTATTTGCTCAAGTTTTCATATAGCTAAGTTGGATCAAACTACtgagagcctcagtttccccaggaaTTGGGTTAgatgtcttctttttcctttttttaaaaaaaaatttaatatttattttttagttttaggtgaacacagtaTCTAtactttatttctatgtgatgctgaggatggaacccagtgcctcatgcatagtaagtgagcactctaccactgagccacagacccagccccctttttttttcatttttattttgagacaggattgcccatgctggctttgaacttgccattttcctgcctcagcctcccaaatagctgggatgaCTGTATACCATCACACTCAGCTGCTTGATGTCCTCCTGAGTTCTCTTCAACTCTAGGAAATTGCCCAAAGGGGCACACCCACACATCCAAGGCCTTCCATATCATGTTTATgggccaagagaaaaaaaaaaggtgaaagttATAGATTTAAAGCCGATTTACAGCACCTCTGTCATCGGGGACAGATAATCAGAGGTCAGGATGAAGTCATTTCCTTAGTGACTCTGGGTCCTGTAAATTCTATAAATACAACAGTCCCAGGACATGGCccccggggtgggggtggaggctgTGGACATCACTCACCCAGAGTGTCTAGGATGTGCTCATCCTCTCACCTCACTGAGGCTGCAGGGGTGAGGGGCAGGCAGGGGGGACCTTGGGAAGTCCGTGGGGTCTACGTGCTGCTTACCTGCCGCTGCCAGGCTTGGCCAAGTACTTATTTCCCCGGTGGTTTGGTTTGGGCTGGAATTGGCCCTGATGCAGTAAGGACAGCAGCTGGGAGATTTGCTACAAGACAGGAAAAATCTGTTGACTCCACACAATTCCAACCCAGCACACTTCCTTGCCGGATGTTTCCCTCAATGCCGGTgctttctttttatagtttttcctCTGGCTTCAGATGTTTGTGTGATCAAATGGGGGATGGTCCCTTGTGACGGAGACAGGGACCTGTTGGGAGGGGGGCAGCTCTCTGCTTTGAGTATATAAGGGAGAGCGTGGGGACCCTCTAGGCTCATCCTCTCCCCATCATTCTTCCAAATGCCCCTCTCCTCGTGGACTCCGTGGGATGGGGTGAAATAGTCATTTCCTGATCATAAAGTCATTATTTGATATGGATTGTCTTCAAGTGTTATTTTCCCTTTTTAGCAGTATTCTAACACTCTGGCCAATTTGTGTGGGCCAGATGTAAGACTGCATTGTAGAGAAGACAAAAATGATAGCATTTAATCATTCATTTCTTCACCCTTTCATTCTCTGAACAAGTCTTTAATAATCACTTGCTCATGCCAGGCACAGGGCCTGCTATGGAATAAGAACAAGGAGACTCTGCTGCCCTTGGGACTCACAGTCTGTCAGGAAGGTAGGAAGAGGGCTCTGAGTGGGGGCTGCATGGCTGGGAAAGGATGGGAGACTGCAGGAGCAGGGGGAGGCCCCCACCCAACTTGGAGCAGGGAAGACACagggggggtggtactgggggaagtttattatttttcaacaaaCGTTGAGTTCCTACCGCATTCCAGACAGCTCTGCTGAGACCCAGAGTCTCTGCAGGAGTTCACCATGTGGAAAGAGTGTGAGGGTCTGGGCAAGGCAGGTTTCAAGCAGGAGCACTGTAAGCCAAAAGGCCAGAAAGATGGTAGAGTTTCAGAAAGGCTGGAAAAGGGGGCAGCAGGTGGGTGAAATGTCAGGGCATGGGAGGGAGAGGTCATAAGAACAggtcttgggagactgagttcTAGTTCAAGATCATTGCTAGCTTGTTGCACTGTAtcaggcaggtttttttttttatctactcAGACCTCAGTTTCTCATCTCTGATCTCTAAAGCAGGGCCAGCCTTCTTCAAAGAGCTGTCAGAATTAATTAGAAGGTTTGGAAAACTTAAAAGTCCTTTGCAAATGCAAGAAGTTTGCGTTGTTACTCCTAGAAATGCTGCTTCTGCCTCTGAGTTCACCCCCACTCCTCCCTGGAGAGGCCCAGAAGTGCCAACCTCAGAGGAATGTTGGAAGGAGGGGTGGCCAGGACTGGGATTTCACTGTGACTTGGGAGGATCAGGGTGCCAATGCTTCCTCAGGCAGATCCCACTTCCTTGCTGAGGCCCAAAAGCCCTGGTAAGGCACCTGAACCCTTTGCCCAAATGGCATTTGGCAAACACTCCCTGTATGCCAAGCCCTGTGCTAAGTTCTGTCATCCAGGGCTACTTCACAGTTACAGCCCAGACTCAGACTCTAAAGCTGTTCCTGCCCTAATTCTCATCTTTGTGGCCTTGAGGAATTACTTAACcatcctgagcctcagtttcctcaatagTGAAAgggtaaataaaaatgagatggaGGTCATGTGGTGATTATGAAGTATAAATGAACTAAGGTATTTAAATCacatattggggctggggatgtggctcaagctgtagtgcgctcgcctggcatgcacggggcgctgggttcaatcctcagcaccacataaaaataaaataaagatgttgtgtccactgaaaactaaaaaataaatattaaatcacaTATTAATAGACCCCCACAATAGcatataatctcatttaatccttacaatagtCCAAGGAGCAGATATCATTATGCTTAAATTTCTAGACTGAAACTTGAGCTCAGACTTGACTCCACTGTGGTGCTGTGCTCCTGGAAAGACATGAGCACTGGTACCTTACTCGATTAcccttaggttgattccaaataGGGACTCCTCCATCTTACCAGTGGGGTCACCCATAGTGCCTGCTCTCTGCCAGCAGACAGCACAGTGTTTGGCACAAAGAGTTCATTCAAAAAGtggtgcatggatggatggatggatgggtggatggatgagtagATGGCTCTGGGCAAACTCTGGGTCTGCAAAGCACCCACAAcaagattcctaagaaaacagCCAGGCCATCTCCAGGTGGCTTCCCgggaaaggggtgggggaaggaagcTGTGTCCTTGCTGCACAGGAAACCTGAGCTGATGGCCTGCTCACACAGAAGCGTGCCTGGGGCAGGCAGCCTGGCACAGTGAAAACTCCCTGGAGTACAGAGGAGCAGACAGGGGTGAGATCAGGCACCATTCCTGTGACGATTCCACACTTATGCAGTAAATCCTCGGTCACTAGACAGCTTGGTATCATTCCACTTCAACTCACCCTCCTGAGAATAGAAACAGGGCAAGTTCGGTGTTGgactcccattttacagatgaagaaaatgaggctcagTTGTGAAAGATGTGACTTGCTCAAGGTTGCTCAGGTCCTAAGTGGCCATGTTGAAATTTAACTCACCTAACTCCAAAATTCTAAGGTGGTTTCCTCTGCTTCATTCTTCAGGTTCAGCTAGTAAGTTTTGGGGTCTCAGGCAAGTCAAGTGCAGCCCCTGAACCCAGAGACAATGACAGGCTAGCTTACTTCATAGGGAGGTTGCCCAGATGAGATGAGGGAAAGAGGAAAGCAGAGATGAAATGCTTTGCAGAAGTAATAGTAATCGTTTGCTGAGCACCAAGTACACGCTAGATATGTTCTACAAGCACTAAGTGCATTGACTCACTTTATCCTTAAGCAAACTTGGGAGATGGGTGCTATTAACATGACATTTTTAACAGAAATTGAGTCACTTCTCTGTGGGTCACAGCTGGGATgaggcagagccaggactggAACCCAGACAAGTTTGCTCTGAAGCCTGTACTCATATTCACTATCTTTGCTATGTATCTGcttatgccaggcactgtgaatAGGCACCCAATAAGAATTAACTAATCAAATCCTCAGGATGACTCTACAAGGCAGATATTCTTACTATCATTCCTATTTTATCATtaaggaaactaaggctcagagacagtaagtaacttgcccaggatCACACAGCAAAGATCTGTTGGCCCCAGAGCTCTTCCCTGAACTATAGCTGCTCAAAGAAAGCATGCATCATCAAGTGCTAAGTGAGCTAAGGAGTGAATGTGAGAAACAGGAGGGAAATGGGGACATCTGATGCTGTTTGTAGTGGTCCAAGGGTGACCAAAGAAAGAGCTGCCCATGCCCGAGGTACCTGAACAGGAGGAGAATCCACAGTGAGCTCCTCCACGGGATTCCTCTCTGCAAAGGCAGCCACAGATAATCGGACCAGGCTTCGCAGAATCTGATGGGGGCCCGATTCTTTCTCAGGGGACACTTTGCCATTGAGATTCCGCTGCCGCCTCAGGGTTGCAGAGGAGGTGGGTGGGCTCAGCGGGGTCCCCTCGCTGCTCTGGTCTCCAGCCAGCCTCCCCATGGGGCTGCCTGCAACCTTCAGAGGCCTGGCACGTGGCTGGCCTGGGGTAGATGGAGACTCAGGAAGGTTCAGGTTCTCCCGGGAGGCATTCCTCTGCCTGGGATGGTTGAAAAGGAGACTGACAGTATCCGGCAGCACCTCTTGGCTCTCTGCCAGTGTCCCCTTGTTGCCTTGGTTACGCAGGGTCCTGTACAGGGTTGGTGTGAGGTGAAAAGGGGCCTGTAGGCAGGGGTCCCAGCCTGCTTCCATCATTGCTTCCTTGCCTGTGTCTTTGTGGGACTGCTCGACTTCACCAGAGTCATCTGCCTGGCCCCTGAGCACGGGCACCAGGTGGATGTCCGCCTTCTGAATGTGTTTCTGGGGCCTCTTGGGCTGGTGGCGATAAGTGGACTCAGCTTCCCGACAGTTGTAGGCCCTGTTGTCCTTCTTCTCTGTTCGGCAGATGGACACGAACAGAGCCAAGATTGACCCAAAGATGGCTAGTAATACAGTCAGGCAAATCACAGTCAGTACCGATGTGCTCAGGACCCCCGGCTCATGGGCAGAGTCCCTTAGGTGGTCCACACTGGTGACAAACATGACCCTCAACAGGGCTCGGGTCTGCAAGGGGGGACTGCCTTGGTCCTCTACCAGTATCTCCAACTCCCACTGGCTCCCAATGAGGCTGCTGGCATTAGTGACATTGATGAATAGATGCCCCAGATTAGGGCTGAGGACAAAGAGATGGGCTTCATTTCCACTTCGGATGCTGTAGAGGAGCTCTCCATTCGCCCCGGAGTCTGCATCTCTTGCCACAATGGTTGCCAAAAGAAATGGCTGGGAGCTGGGAGTGGCCAGAGGTGGTAAGCCAGCACCTGCTGGACCCAAACCTCTGGGAGTCTCGATGGGCACCAGAAGATGGCCTGTGGAGGCATTTACAAGCACCGAGAGGCTGGCTTTTCCATTGCTGAGCACAGGCTGAATCACTTCCGGGGCATTATCGTTGGCATCCAAGAGGCTGACCCACACAGAGATGCTGGATGCAAGCTTGGGTTGGCCTCTGTCCTCTGCTATCAcctggaattcaaagccagacatCTCTTCATAGTCCAGTGACCTCTGAGCAGTGACCTCTCCAGTGTCTGAGTCAATAGCAACTAAGTGAGAAACTGGGGAGTACTGGATGCGGTATGAGATTTTCCCATTACTGCCCAAGTCTGCGTCATGAGCCTTGATGGTGATGAGGTGAAGGGAGGGCAGGTTGTTCTCCCGAGTGGATACCTCGTACCGGCTCTTCTCAAATACAGGTGCATTGTCGTTGGCATCACTGATCTGAATGCTGAGCTGTGTTTTGGTAGACAAGGGCTGGGGTCCTTGGTCCTGTGCTAACAGAGTAAGGGTATATCTGGGCCACTGCTCCCTGTCTAGAGTGGCATTGGTTAGCAGCATATATGTGTTGCCATTAGTCCTTTTCAGTCTGAAGTGGCCCAGCTCTTGATTCAGCCAACAGTGGACCAGGCCATTGTTTCCTGAGTCTAAGTCATCTGCCATGACAAGAGCAATGAAACTGTCCTTGGGAAGAGCTTCTGACACCAGAGATGGCTGCGAGGCCCATGTGATGTGGATGCTGGGAGCATTGTCATTGAC harbors:
- the Pcdh12 gene encoding LOW QUALITY PROTEIN: protocadherin-12 (The sequence of the model RefSeq protein was modified relative to this genomic sequence to represent the inferred CDS: inserted 1 base in 1 codon) — protein: MMPLLQLLLGLFGPGGYLFLSGDCQEVATLTVKYQVTEEVPPGTVIGKLSRELGREERHGQTGAAFQVLQLPQALPIQVDAEDGLLSTGRRLDREQLCRQRDPCLVSFDVFATEDLTLIHVEIQVLDINDHQPQFPKGEQELEISESASLHTRIPLDRALDPDTGPNTLYSYTLSPSEHFALDVIMGPDETKHAELVVVKELDREVHSFFDLVLTAYDSGNPPKSGTSLVKVNVLDSNDNSPVFAESSLALEIREDAAPGTLLINLTATDPDQGPNGEVEFFLGKHVPLEVLHTFSVDAKTGQVILRRPLDYEKNPAYEVDVQARDLGPNPIPAHCKVLIKVLDVNDNAPSIHITWASQPSLVSEALPKDSFIALVMADDLDSGNNGLVHCWLNQELGHFRLKRTNGNTYMLLTNATLDREQWPRYTLTLLAQDQGPQPLSTKTQLSIQISDANDNAPVFEKSRYEVSTRENNLPSLHLITIKAHDADLGSNGKISYRIQYSPVSHLVAIDSDTGEVTAQRSLDYEEMSGFEFQVIAEDRGQPKLASSISVWVSLLDANDNAPEVIQPVLSNGKASLSVLVNASTGHLLVPIETPRGLGPAGAGLPPLATPSSQPFLLATIVARDADSGANGELLYSIRSGNEAHLFVLSPNLGHLFINVTNASSLIGSQWELEILVEDQGSPPLQTRALLRVMFVTSVDHLRDSAHEPGVLSTSVLTVICLTVLLAIFGSILALFVSICRTEKKDNRAYNCREAESTYRHQPKRPQKHIQKADIHLVPVLRGQADDSGEVEQSHKDTGKEAMMEAGWDPCLQAPFHLTPTLYRTLRNQGNKGTLAESQEVLPDTVSLLFNHPRQRNASRENLNLPESPSTPGQPRARPLKVAGSPMGRLAGDQSSEGTPLSPPTSSATLRRQRNLNGKVSPEKESGPHQILRSLVRLSVAAFAERNPVEELTVDSPPVQQISQLLSLLHQGQFQPKPNHRGNKYLAKPGSGRSAIPDTDGSGARAGGQAEPDQEEGPLDPEEDLSVKRLLEEELSSLLDPHTGLALDRLSAPDPAWMARLSLPLTTNYRDNVFSPDTAALEEPRTFQTFGKEAGPELSPTGTRLASTFLSEMSSLLEMLLEQRSSVPVEAASEALRRLSVCGRTLSLDLATSAALGTETQGXPGGKKGAEGRTSGGKCRGTHLGGLHI